The genomic window CGATGTTCCTGTACAAAGCGGTGTTCCGATTAGACCGGAAGAAATATTTTGTTCATAAAGAGCGTGTCCGCCTTCATGAATCGTTCCGAAAACAGCTGTCCGGAAATCATTTTCATCATATTTTGTCGTAACTCTCACATCACCCGGGTTTAGACCGATAGCGAAAGGATGAACGGTTTCATCCAACCGGCCTGCATCAAAGCTATACCCTATTTGTTTAAGTATCTCGAGGCTGAATTCGCGCTGCTTTTCTTTTGGAAATCTTTTAAATAGGAAGTCCGTTTTTGGTTTATTGGGAGATTCGGAAATCTCCTTAACCAACGGAACAATTTTTTCGCGCAAATTACTGAAAACACGGTCTAGTATTTCTACGGTCACACCCGGTTCGTACATATCAAGAAGTGTGTTATATTTATTTCCTTGATAGCCCCAATACCCAATAAATCTTTTATTCATTTCAACCAGTTTTTCAAGATATGGGCGGAACATTTCAAAATCAGATTTTGCTTTTGCCTCTTCCCAAATACATTCAGCCTTTGACTGCAAAATGACATATTCTTTATATTCTTCTGCAGGAATTTTTCGATTGCGGTCATATTCTTTTTTACATTCTTCCAACGTCTTTTTCGTCACTTCTGATAAATCTTCTGCTGATGACAATTTTACTATGTATGCAGCCATTTCTTCCGATGTTGACATTTTAAAAACTTCTGAAGAAAGTATTCCGACCACTTCTGAACGCTGTTCTGCTCCCTTTTTTGGAGCTCCTGTTCGA from Bacillus methanolicus includes these protein-coding regions:
- a CDS encoding carboxypeptidase M32, which codes for MSKALRRIEKEFLEYVKKMTAFSEALSLLYWDLRTGAPKKGAEQRSEVVGILSSEVFKMSTSEEMAAYIVKLSSAEDLSEVTKKTLEECKKEYDRNRKIPAEEYKEYVILQSKAECIWEEAKAKSDFEMFRPYLEKLVEMNKRFIGYWGYQGNKYNTLLDMYEPGVTVEILDRVFSNLREKIVPLVKEISESPNKPKTDFLFKRFPKEKQREFSLEILKQIGYSFDAGRLDETVHPFAIGLNPGDVRVTTKYDENDFRTAVFGTIHEGGHALYEQNISSGLIGTPLCTGTSMGIHESQSLFYENFVGRHYSFWKKNYNLLKKYANGQFDDVELDEFYRAINESKPSLIRIEADELTYPLHVIIRYEIEKGLFNDEINVSDLPQIWNDKYEEYLGIRPDSDADGVLQDVHWSGGSFGYFPSYALGYMYAAQFKQAMLKDLPNYDELLESGNFLPIKEWFTEKVHQYGKMKKPLEILQDATGEGLNAKYLIDYLYEKYREVYRLG